The genomic region cggttacctatgaaattgatgaataaacccttaattttaatgaagaatgaatgttgagtgactTGATTGAAACACTTTTGAAACctgagtgacctaattagaacacttttgaaacttggttactattctacaaagttacctaATGTCCCTTAAGGGACAACTTTCACTACATCAACATTATCACGCTCCTTAAAAACATGTAATGGTTAATCTTCTTTAATGTCTTCATTCCATCATTACTTTTCAGTTTTTTTATTCTCATTGGGCATGAAATGCCTCATCTTCTTCATGCTCATATAAAACTCACGGAGATGATATTGGGGGCATTATCAAGCCACTTCACATCCCTATAATGTCCGTTTCTAATGATCTAATAATTAAACCTGATTTTTTTACTTTACACATTAATTGTGAATAGATAAAAACTAATTTTCATGTACACACATCTTgcgatattaattttttttaaaggatATGGCGTTATTAATTAATAGAAACCGAACTTTtacatacatatttttttttaattttatgaaCATTTAATTCTTTATAAACAAGATCATGATTAAAGGACAAACATCAATTTGTATAAAAACACCAACACATGACATTCAACTAGTTTTAGAAAATGGGtagaatattattattattctttttttttataaaaacatcaGAGGCtatggacctacttagtcgagttcaaaaggtcatgcatagtaatgttatagCCTCGAGATCTATAGATTTAGTTTTTAAAATGTtagaatatatttatatattaaatatattaagTGACCATTGTTATCATTTATCGAATAATTGATCACTAACCTAATTACCCGTATATCATTAATTGGTAAATATTTGATGGACGTATTTACCCTTAGTAGTTAAACATAGGGTTTCCCCTTGAGTGTTTATAAATAGAGATTACTAGAGAGAGTTTATTGTTAGACAATTACAATAACATCATCATTATCAATTTCgtctctctctctgtctctctcttTCATAACCGTGTTCATTAAAAACACCTAAACCCATCAGAACTGTACACCCTAAAGATGAACTCGACCAATCTGACGAACATGACGTCCGCTTCATTCTCTGATGCGGTTACTGGCTAATCAGGTACACACGTCTTATTTTATTATCCATGATTGAATTTACataattagggtttatgttttacCCATGTTCTTATGATATAAttaacatgtggtatcagagcgatGTTGattatattaatgttttaaaaaccggttttttatcATACCGGGTTAGACTCtgaaatggttcaaccggttgaaccgggttgtacCAGGCGGTACAACCCGGGTTGTACCAGGCGgtacaacccggttcaaccgaGTCACTAGTTAACACCATAGTCACATGGATCGCGGTTTGCTTTGGTTCGCGGAACGAAAACGGGTACGTAGTTCGTGAAATTTTAAAATTCGGTACGAGGGGGTAGGTTCATTCGGAACGCCAATTCGGTACGCGGTACGACGTACCATATAGTTTGGTACGTCGTATCGTATATAAAACAATTATTACAatatagtttataaaaaaatCCAATCTGAAAAACAAATTTGATAATCATATCCAAAATTCAAAAGCATTTCATAACCATAATCATAATTCATAAGTTCATAAGCGAAAATTCATAAAACAAAAGCATTCATAAGCATAATTCATAGCATAATCAATTAAAAAGGCGGGAAAAGTGTCTAAACACGTTTGCAATTCGTGCATTTATTGACTGGTACGCTAATCGAATCGTTCCAAAACGGCGAATTTTTCAATCGGAAACACGTTTTTCCGTGATTCGGAACGAGTATTGTGATAATCGGGTACGACCTTTTTTCCGATCTGGTTCGCGAACCCAGGCCGAATGGTTCGGTTCTGTACCCGATTCTCGTACGGCCGAACCGATTCGGGATTCGAGGGGGGATCTGCGTTTCCTATGACTATGGTTAAACCTATAATTCCTTAAAATACAAATTAATCTAAAAAACAATCCAATCTCAATTAATATTATATAACTGGTTATGGTTTTATCTAAAAACAATTATTTTCTTGTAAAATGTTATGCTTTTTTAAGAGTATTTTTATTActtataaacaatattacattggaTGATGTGAGTAACAATTTCAATAGCGATGAAATATTATAATGGAAGACACTAGGTTAATTACCAACAATGGAACATAAGTATTACCTTAATATCgtattttttataattaaaaaaatcaaattttaagaTAATGCAAACCGGTTCAATGGTTTGAACTGGTAGAACCGTATTTACCGGCGGTACATAAGATATACCATATTTGGGTTTTATCGGCCTTTATCGTACCGGGCACGTGTCCGGTATCCGGTTTAACCGGTATAACCAGCCGGCtcataccggtatttaaaacattggATTATATCAATTCAATCATGAAATTCGTTTTTTTGATAACCTATTATTATAATCGATTTAAGTTCCTTGATAAAGGATCCTGTAGAAAGGGCCTAAaatgtgagaagtgtgagaaatattgtggagatgacatgtgtccccaatctaaattaattcaaaagggtaaacaagtaattttctcATTGATTCAATTAATTGATAATCTTCCATAACCGCgatgtgagaaatattgtggagatgacatgttTCTTCAATCTAaataattcaaaagggtaaacaagtaattttctcATTGATTCAATTAATTGATAATCTTCCATAACCACGACCAATTATTATAGGAATACGAATTTGTGTTTTTTATTAAGATCCACTAAGATTCTGTGAGTTATCATTCATCATTTATAAAATCTGAAGATCACAAGAAGGTTTTATTGAAAAACAATTGCTTTTCTGTGCATTTGTGGTGTTTTAATTCAATTCAATGGAGTCCGGTGATGCAGGTACCCTTGTGGTGTTTTAATTAAGAAGACATTTAACTATTGTCCTGATACGTGTCAACTTTTTTTTATAATCGTTATTATGTCATAGGAATTTCTTCTGTTAAGAATTATCATGTCTGGGTTAATAGGGGTTGGGTGTTTTACGTACCTTAACATAAGACGGATGATTGAATTTCATCAACTTAAATTGTAGTGTCTTATTTCTGAATGGATTATGTTAAGTTGTTTTGATAGTGCTATATCATGAACAAATATTGGTAAATGGTTGTATATTGTCATATGCATGGTCAATAGTGTTATATGTTGAATAGATATTGTTAATTTATTTGATAGTGTTTTATTCCACCAGTGTAACACCCGTAAAATTTTCGTCCAATTGTGAGACGACACGTGTCCCGAATTTCCAACTAATGAAAGGGAATTTATCGTTCAACTAAGTAACGATACATGTCCAATCCTCCAACTAATCCCGACTATGTGGAAGGAGGAAGGACTTACATTCTACGTTCATTGAAACGTGTTTCGTATCTCCGACTGATCTCGGTTCTGGGAAGGAGAAACTATTATTATGCGTTAACTAAAACAGGTCCTGGATCTCCGACTAATCCCAACTATGAGGAAGCAGAGGGAATAAAAGTGCCTATGGCAAAAAGAATCAAAGTCTAGGGACTAAAGATGTAAAATCTCAAAATAAAATTCCTTGCAACCCCATACAGACCGTAAGCCCTCGGTGCTTATGGACCGTAAGCTGGAATGTTAACTGATGCACtgaggtccttacggaccataagcggtcaacccttacggtccgtaagggtcaTGCTGGCAATTTATACTTGCAGCCCAAGGCTTTCTGCATCAGAGTGACATCTAGCTCATTTTGCCACCATTCTTCTAGTTCTTACACATCATTAGACATGTGTTATCATCCTAGAACATGTGGCAACACATGGCTTGATCCTATGATCATTTAGCAACTATAATGTGACAAGTGGCACAAATCCGGTAACTTCCGtactattttaataattatttattgTCTGCATTTATGTGTTTTAACGTCAACATTATATTCTTGCATATCATACATTTAAATCATgcatgttaaacatttcatttatcgCATTGGTAAACAACTTAAGCGTTGCGTCGAAAcaattagtaaactcaccggttaGACAAGCTGTGTCAGCACAGCCTCAGTACTCAGTTAAACAATAGATTTAGGACTTAGATGTAGGCCTgacataaaaaatatattaaatccCAAGTGGGAGAACAAGGGTTTATGTTAACACTTTTCGGAAACTTAAACAAGCACTAAAAACTGTCCGAAACGCACTATAAACAACAAATTCTGCagaaattcagcaaaattcagcatttaatcaATTATATTAGATGCAGAAAATAGTATAAAACATCCAGAATAACTTGTAAAGTTTCGGGATTGAAATCATAACACAAAAGGTACTTCATACCTTATAAATTACacaatttaacactttaacgaACCATCAACCGAACAATTAATCGGCActaccaaaaacacaaaaaatgaacTAGAAGCATAGTTTTAGTGTTATTTAGCTAGTTATGGTCATATAACACTTTAAAACTTCTAAAAACACTTAAACACATATAACCTTACATTAAGCATCTAACTTACATCTTCACTCCCTAACTTCCAAACTTTAACATAACCCCCCTCCCCATCATAATGGACGGTCAACAATGGGGGCCCCACATGCCCCCATGTTGTCTAACGATGAGGAAATTTACTTGGAGGTTAAAGATGTTGTTTGATGGAAATTTATGTTATTTAGAGATTATATAACATATTTATTCCAACATGTTCCTTCACATTCACCAACTCAAATTTCAAACTCCATCTTCTTCTCTGTCACACCCCCCCAAAAATACCCcaagcggaaacccccgcgaggcgtgtgacgtaccaggatctagccaccaatcacgttgaactcatacaagattttaaataaaaactttctTTCATTAAGATAAGGTGTTACATTACATAAAGTATAACTCAACGttttcagcggaagcataaatcattagTTATGTATTTCGTAATCCAATCGTATGATAGTTATCAGACTCGTCTCGTgtttccatgtgtctcgacccatgaccactctagcttcccagacagcaagttccacgtTCCACATATCTATAACCTGtgagcatgcaaacaagtgtatcagacaacgcttgtgagttcacagttttacgaaaacgtttgGTTGCCAAGTGTTTAATCCAGTTTAATAacaattccgaaagtaatgttgataataactcgagtaccgtacaagatggctccagattgttttgcccgtccccaatgccccctatctaagcattggtcatgattaaggtcattagttcacgcccgtcctctcaggtatggtgtgaggttgccaagcctaatagcgctatcaactaataccctgttacctctcaggtaactattcggtagaagatgggacttaaggtgataggaaatgagtgtattatccaacatcctaGTTTTTACCCAGAAAAGACTTATTCCTCTCAGTAATACCCAATtgattgtcccacccaccgggacgcatgctcaagagaagtgaactcaccttagattgctcggtatgttatattACCCATTCCAAGTTAGTCAACCAtgccctaccgtggttaccaagaaTAGTCAGTATTATGTTCACACATATCACGTATCTATTGTGCACATTACACAAGTAGCACACAAGTAATCACACACGTCCATATATCGTGTACATGTTACAACGTGTGAAAATAGGATTGTGAAACAAGTGATGCGTAGAGGAAGGACCTTAAGATCtcaggttgtcacattctccccttgcTCTCACCTCACGGCTACACCTCCATCTCCATCATCTTCATTTTTCAATCATCATCAAGGCATTCCAAGCTTGTTTTAAGGTGTAAGAAGATCATCAAGGAAGGTTTCAAGCACTAGAAGTTGAAGGATCTCTTTGtggagcttttaaccatcttcttttcatcatcttcatcatctttgtTTTCTTGCCACTCCCTAGCCACTAGAGCTAGAAGTAAGCATTCTAATCTTCATACCTTGTAAATTACacaatttaacactttaacgaaccgacaACCGAACAATTAACCAGACACTACCAAAAACACAAAAGGTACTTCATACCTTGTAAATTACACAATTTAAGACACAACTTGTTGCTCGTTTACTAtttatctcgatgtaaattcataacaTTTATTTGTTCCTGCATCTTCTATTGAAACGTGGGCATGAATTAATAACAAATTAGTCATTACACAAAAACAACAACGCATGACATTTAACTAGTTCTAGAAAATGGGtagaatttttattatcataTTAGTTGTATGAAAATCTTTATAATTATggtaattgttttttttaaataaatttgtaTATGATATTTTTTGATAGGAAAATCATTTTTCATTTACTGTTCAATCTCAGTGTAACCATTCTTCTTAAGTGAAAATAAAcgtttttttatttattgttcTAGCATATCGGCACATACAGTTTTGAAACTAGCACAAACAAGTTCAAAACTAGCACGGTTTAAACCAACACAAACAAGTTGGAAATTAGCACAGACAATACCAAAACCAACACATACAGTTTCGAAACCAACACAACATAACACAAATTTATATATACTCTAATTTGTAACACCTCTACGCATTAGGTGTTTGTAACTCTTGCATTAGTTGTGGTATAGGCTTTGTTAACTTGTAACTACTGCTATTGGGGTTGTAAACATATAGGCTACTGGAGAATCATTTCAACCCACACCGCCCCCACCTCCTCTCCTCTCACCACCCCTTGAAACCTCCATCGCCTCCACGACGCTTTATCACTCACTGGTTCAAAACCCTAATCAGAAACTTTAACTCGCCAGACCGGATAGAACCACGTCCTCTCGCCGTCGATTCAAAGCGCAAGGCATCGGAATACGACGTCGCTGACGAATCCTGGAAACTATCCAAGTGTTAGAAACCCTCGCCGGAAAAATTCATGGTCCGACTCGAGATTTCCTCACCGGATTACCGCACTCTGTTTGTCTTTTTCTCAGAAGTTCTCGGCCTATTCTTTGTTCTACTGAAGGTGAGATCATCTATGGTCGAATGATCGAATGATTAGGGTTTCGATGTTGTGGGTATGTCTTTACATCTGGCGTTTAAGTCGACTTGGGCTTTTCACGACAGTTTTTCGGTGGTTGTTTTGTGATTTTCTTTTGCATGCTTTGAATGTGTTGTGTGTTTGTTTATGACAAAAAATCGGTTGGTTCTTTGTTAACCTACTTCTGATGCATCTTTAGCTGGAAATATCTATCTTTCCTAGAGGTTAGGGTTGTGAGTTCATGGAATTATGTAAAATAAAGATGTATCAATCTTCTATTTTTGTCCAAATTCAATTGAAATATAGGAAATTAGGGGTTGATTATGAGAATATGAATGAAATTTTTTGTGCGTATGAGAGTCGAAGGAATTGCAAATTGATACTGTGCTTTTGTGATAATCACAGTGTTTTGTTACAGTCTGATGTTTGAAATTCTATTGTTATAAATAAATGATAGTTGGGTAGATGATGACTGTGGAAGCTAGACGCACCACTTCATATCACTTTGTCGATGGGTTTAGGGTTCAGTGGTCAAAGACGTCCTTAACCGCTCACAAGGCCTTGATTCGGACTCCAATAGAGTACATGAAGCTGGTATATATACTTCCTACGTGTTTAAATCGTTTGTTGTGTATAATGACTTATAAATTTGTAATATGTTTACGTTTATGTGTCTTTATCTGGTGAATTATGTTGGATTTGAATTATTTTGCTAAATGTTTTAAATGTGTATAGCAATAATGAAGGTTCAGCATGGTTGAGAAGCAACAAGAAGATATGAAGGTTTAGCATGGTTGAGACAAATGGTAAGAGTTGTTGGAGTAAAGAATTTGCACGCAAATCCTTCGCCTTCCGACGAAGAGTTTCGGCTTGGTTCAAGGAGTGGATTAAATTTATGCAATGTGATTAATAAAGTACATCCTCGAACTGTTTCTAAGGTTAATAATACATCCTCATTTATAACAATCTGACCGGTCGATTATTTATTagatatattaattttaattgaGGCTTTAATTTGATCAGGTTGTAGAAAGTTCATGTGATTCTGCTGCTTCACTGGATAGAGCTGCTTTATCTGCATATCAGTATTTTGAGAATGCGAGGAACTTTTTAGTCGCTGTTGAGCAAATGCGGCTCCATACCTTTGAAGCATCAGAATTAGAACAAGTGAGTGTTTGATTAGTGTAATAATATGCGATTAATGTGCTCATGATCATCGAAGATAATATTGTTTATAATTTTTAGGGAGGAAAAACATCAAGAATTGTGAATTGTGTATTGACACTCAAACCATACAGTTAGTGGAAACAAACAAGTGGCCATGGGACTTGGAGATTTGGGGGAGTAGTGAAACTGAGAACGCCTAGCAAAGCATTGTTCGTAGAAACTCAGGTCCCTTCTCAAATTCTTTGTCAAGGATGAATGTTCAATGTCAAGATAACAAAATGGTAGGTAATCTAACTAAACTAGGAAAAATGAATCATACAATTCAGTTTTTACCAAACTTTTGTAACAGTTTGGTGCAAGATACTTTACAATTGAGGAAGTTGCCCTGCAGAGCAGTTGGCAATCTTCATCCCGATGAGGGCTTTGGCCCGAGTTCAAACCCGGGTTCGAGTCTGAGGGACACCGGTGCCCAGCTTCAGCTGGGTAATTTCCCCGCCAGGCAGCGATCCGGTAAGCTAGCTTGGGACTTGGGGGGGGGATCCCCTCCacggtcaggggtaccgtgcatcTACCCCCTACTTTACAATTGAGTTGTTGCTATCTTCTTGAAACCAAtactttttttgttttattattattattattattattattattattattattatttttaccaTTGAGTTGTTTACTGAGAGAATCATGCTTAGTTAGTTAATTGTCTCCTTGGCATAAGTCTTATGAAACAAACCACTATAAAAATTTAGCATTGTTCATAATTTGATACCTAGGTACATATTATAGTCCAAGGCATTAGCTGCATCAATGTGATAATTTGCAGTCCATTATTCGGTcctttaaaaagattttaaagaaaatggattttaatttttttagtgaaAGGTATGAAAAATGTGATAATTTGCAGTCCATCATTCGGTACTTCACACGGTTATGTCGTGCCTTCAAAATGGTAGTTGCGTGAGTAATCGCTAGAAATGATTCGCCTTTATTAATACAAGGCACAAAAGGTGCATTACAAGGAATTATTTGAATGTAAAAGTTTCAATGCTCGTGTATAAGCAGGTTAAGAAAGTTTGATATGGGTCTGGTGCTTATGAAAGCTTTAAATATGGGTGTGGTGAGAGCAAATGATTAAATAATTAAGCTTTTACAAGCACATATAGCTTCAATGAGCAACAACAATCAAGTAGGGAGCACGAGGTTGACATATTAAGACAAAGCTTGCGAGTCATCAGTTACAACAACTACGGCAGGAAGAGGAAACAACTTAGGCGACTTTCATTTCACTTGGATGTTGTGCTAATATGCCTTTGCAGGATGTTACTGTTGTATGATTTAGTTTATTATGCTTCTTTTCCTTTTTGCTTCCCTTGGTATATTGTGGCGAGCCTCTGGCATGTAGTTTTTTTATGGATTAATAAAAAATGGTCTTTTGTTTGCCAAACGTGGCGGGTAATACATGTGGCCCCGGCCGCAACGCGACGGGTGCTATTTCTAGTTCAAAACTAATACACACATAACCAACATGTTCGAAAGCAGTACATACAATTTTAAAGTGTTATTTTTTGTCctttaagaaaatatattttttaatatataataatactATACAGGGTAGGGTTCGGCTACCAAGTTCAAAATTCGTAAAAAGTGTAAGAAGTCTATATAaggagtaaattgccaaaatcgtccctgaggtttagaCATGATTGTCAGTTTCATCTAAAATAACCTTTTTTGCCAGATTGCCCTCCAGGTTTGGcaatttttgccattttcatccaaatgacTAAATTAGTTAAAAAGTTCTATTTACTGagatatttttatgttttatccatgttttttaatttataatgtTTACTCTATAAAATATAATACAGAATTATGTTGtttacatatacacacacacacacacacacatatatatatatatatatatatatatatataatatatatatatatatatatatatatatataggtagaggatcctgtaaaaagtcctacttttgtaagaagtgtaagaaataatttgGAGATGACAAGTGTCATttttcttaattaattcaaaagggtacatTAGTAATTTACCttttcttatcaattaattgtgTGTAACGGTTTTGGAGTTAATTTAGGAGATACATATCTTTCTGGTTTATACATGATCTCATATATACTGATCGTAATTCTCATATAAAATCGACGCCATTATTTAATTGATGAACATAAGGATTTTGATCACTGCAATTCTCAAGTTTTATTTAATTCTCGGAATACACACAACGGATCGTGGTGATGCAAGTATACTCGTGAggttttataatattaaaggGTTATATACATAAAGCTTCGATCTTGAATTggtgttttaatgtttttttgaattccagataaaacaccatgacttgaatcatagtcatggtgttttaaaatctgggaatgttttgtattgattgtccagatgttaaaacaccatggatgtaatcacaatacaatgttttcttgattccagataaaacaccatgacttgaatcatagtcaatttatccagttgttttaaaacaccacgccatgaatctgattatacaatgtctccatataaaacaccatgacttgaatcatagatgtttaaaacaccacaccatgaacaatgtctccagataaaacaccatgacttgaatcatagtcatggtgttttaaaatctgggaatgttttgtattgataaaacaccacgccataaacaatgtctccagataaaacaccatgacttgaatcatagatgtttaaaacaccacgccatgaacaatgtctccagataaacaccatgacttgaatcatagtcaatttatctagttgttttaaaacaccacgccatgaatctgattatagatctCTTTATGATAACGTATGAAGAATATGCAACCAAAGACttcctacaattaaggtgaatcattaattccgatatttaaggaaaaaggagtgaatgtaggtgtttttggttgtgtaggttacggttaccatatttcaaacattaaaaaaacactattacctttcaattttacataaggtccctctaattaaaacacaatttacatttttataccctattgatctcaaccattagatcaaatatccaatggtttaaaacacttcttacccttcttacattttaaacactttttaccatatccctaccctatatatatatataggggaaggttcaaatgaaaaccaattttattgtgaaaactcgaaaactaactaaaaaaagactaaaaacacaccaattttttttttttacaatttttttattaaaaatcgctatttttatatataaaaaaaactttttttcaaaaaaaaaaaaatttatagcgcacatgtgtaataatacacatttgtagtacacatacacatgtgtagtattacacatgtgcactacaaaaaaaatttgttttttttttgaattttttt from Helianthus annuus cultivar XRQ/B chromosome 10, HanXRQr2.0-SUNRISE, whole genome shotgun sequence harbors:
- the LOC110882939 gene encoding kinesin-like protein KIN-14I encodes the protein MVRVVGVKNLHANPSPSDEEFRLGSRSGLNLCNVINKVHPRTVSKVVESSCDSAASLDRAALSAYQYFENARNFLVAVEQMRLHTFEASELEQGGKTSRIVNCVLTLKPYS